In Synechococcus sp. KORDI-100, a single window of DNA contains:
- the rpmI gene encoding 50S ribosomal protein L35 codes for MPKLKTRKAAAKRFKATGTGKFMRRRAFRNHLLDHKTPKQKRHLATKAVVHETDELRVIRMLPYA; via the coding sequence ATGCCCAAGCTGAAGACCCGCAAAGCTGCCGCCAAGCGGTTCAAAGCAACCGGCACTGGCAAGTTCATGCGTCGGCGCGCCTTCCGCAATCACCTGCTGGATCACAAGACCCCAAAGCAGAAGCGTCACCTGGCAACCAAGGCAGTGGTGCATGAAACGGACGAACTGCGCGTCATCCGGATGCTCCCTTACGCCTGA
- the guaA gene encoding glutamine-hydrolyzing GMP synthase, with protein MSQPSFDGSRQPAIVILDFGSQYSELIARRVRETEVFSVVMGYSTSAEELRALAPRGLILSGGPSSVYAEGAPLCDPAIWELGIPVLGVCYGMQLMVQQLGGVVEAATGKAEYGKAPLEVDDPTDLLTNVDSGSTMWMSHGDSVKALPEGFVRLAHTANTPEAAVAHLKRRLYGVQFHPEVVHSICGMALIRNFVYHICRCDPDWTTSAFIDEAVDQVREQVGDKRVLLALSGGVDSSTLAFLLKKAIGDQLTCMFIDQGFMRKGEPEFLMDFFDRKFNIHVEYINARQRFIGKLKDITDPEQKRKIIGTEFIRVFEEESKRLGPFDYLAQGTLYPDVIESAGTNVDPKTGERVAVKIKSHHNVGGLPKDLQFKLVEPLRRLFKDEVRRVGRALGLPEEIVRRHPFPGPGLAIRILGEVTDEKLNCLRDADLIVREEIREAGLYHDIWQAFAVLLPVRSVGVMGDKRTYAWPVVLRCVSSEDGMTADWSRLPCDLMETISNRIVNEVKGVNRVVLDITSKPPGTIEWE; from the coding sequence ATGTCCCAGCCTTCTTTCGACGGTTCGCGGCAGCCGGCCATCGTCATCCTGGATTTCGGATCCCAGTACTCCGAGTTGATTGCCAGGCGTGTGCGGGAAACCGAGGTGTTCTCCGTTGTGATGGGGTACAGCACGTCGGCTGAGGAGCTGCGGGCTCTGGCGCCCAGGGGGCTGATCCTCAGCGGGGGTCCCAGTTCGGTTTATGCCGAAGGGGCACCTCTCTGTGATCCGGCGATCTGGGAGCTCGGCATTCCTGTGCTCGGGGTCTGTTACGGCATGCAGCTGATGGTTCAGCAGCTGGGCGGGGTGGTGGAGGCGGCCACAGGCAAGGCCGAATACGGCAAGGCGCCGCTTGAGGTGGATGACCCCACGGATCTGCTCACCAACGTGGATTCCGGCTCCACGATGTGGATGAGTCATGGCGACTCGGTGAAGGCTCTGCCCGAGGGCTTTGTGCGGCTGGCTCACACGGCCAACACGCCGGAGGCCGCCGTGGCGCATCTGAAGCGCCGGTTGTATGGGGTGCAGTTTCACCCGGAGGTGGTGCATTCCATCTGCGGGATGGCTCTGATCCGGAATTTCGTTTATCACATCTGCCGCTGTGACCCGGATTGGACGACCTCGGCCTTCATTGATGAAGCGGTCGACCAGGTCCGTGAGCAGGTTGGCGACAAGAGAGTTCTGCTGGCTCTCTCCGGTGGTGTTGATTCATCCACCCTGGCCTTTCTGCTGAAAAAGGCCATCGGTGATCAGCTCACCTGCATGTTCATCGATCAGGGCTTCATGCGCAAAGGGGAGCCCGAATTTCTGATGGATTTCTTCGATCGGAAATTCAATATCCATGTGGAATACATCAATGCCCGGCAGCGTTTCATTGGCAAGTTGAAGGACATCACCGATCCTGAGCAGAAGCGCAAGATCATCGGAACCGAATTCATCCGCGTCTTCGAGGAGGAGAGCAAGCGACTGGGTCCGTTCGATTACCTGGCGCAGGGAACGCTGTATCCAGACGTGATCGAGAGTGCCGGGACCAATGTTGACCCCAAGACCGGTGAACGGGTGGCGGTGAAGATCAAGAGCCACCACAACGTGGGGGGTCTTCCCAAGGACCTTCAGTTCAAGCTGGTGGAACCGCTGCGCCGATTGTTCAAGGATGAGGTTCGGCGGGTTGGTCGTGCCCTCGGGTTGCCTGAGGAGATTGTGCGTCGCCATCCCTTCCCGGGGCCAGGTCTTGCGATTCGGATCCTGGGTGAGGTCACCGATGAGAAGCTCAACTGTCTGCGGGATGCCGACCTGATTGTTCGCGAGGAGATCCGTGAGGCCGGTCTGTATCACGACATCTGGCAGGCCTTTGCGGTGCTGTTGCCGGTTCGATCCGTCGGTGTGATGGGGGACAAGCGCACCTATGCCTGGCCGGTGGTGCTGCGCTGCGTCTCCAGTGAAGACGGCATGACAGCGGACTGGTCGCGACTCCCCTGCGACCTGATGGAAACCATCTCCAACCGGATCGTGAATGAGGTGAAGGGGGTGAACCGTGTGGTGCTCGACATCACCAGCAAGCCTCCCGGCACGATTGAGTGGGAATAG
- a CDS encoding thiazole synthase encodes MVSTLNALDSLTIAGRQFSSRLFTGTGKYADLATMQASIERSGCEMVTVAVRRVQAVAAGHAGLMDAIDWSRIWMLPNTAGCSDADEAVRVARLGRELAKLAGQEDNNFVKLEVIPDSRHLLPDPIGTLEAAERLVDEGFAVLPYINADPLLAKRLEEAGCATVMPLGSPIGSGQGLNNAANIRLIVENASVPVVVDAGIGVPSEAAEALELGADAVLVNSAIALAGSPAAMAEAMGQAVKAGRLAYCAGRLPRREEASASSPSTGLVT; translated from the coding sequence ATGGTTTCGACGTTGAACGCCCTCGATTCCCTAACCATCGCCGGACGACAGTTCAGCAGTCGTCTCTTCACAGGAACAGGCAAATATGCCGATCTGGCCACGATGCAAGCCAGCATCGAACGCTCCGGTTGCGAGATGGTGACGGTGGCCGTCCGCCGCGTTCAAGCCGTTGCCGCCGGCCATGCCGGCCTGATGGATGCTATCGACTGGTCGCGCATCTGGATGCTTCCCAACACCGCTGGATGCAGCGATGCCGACGAAGCCGTTCGCGTGGCCAGGCTGGGGCGGGAACTGGCAAAGCTGGCCGGGCAGGAGGACAACAACTTTGTGAAACTCGAGGTGATCCCTGACAGTCGGCACCTGCTGCCGGATCCGATCGGCACCCTTGAAGCAGCCGAACGACTGGTGGACGAGGGATTCGCCGTTCTGCCATACATCAATGCCGATCCGCTGCTGGCCAAGCGGTTGGAGGAGGCAGGCTGCGCCACCGTGATGCCTCTTGGTTCTCCGATCGGCTCCGGTCAGGGCTTGAACAATGCGGCCAACATCCGGCTGATCGTTGAAAACGCCAGCGTCCCTGTGGTGGTGGATGCCGGAATCGGCGTCCCCAGCGAAGCGGCAGAGGCCCTTGAGCTGGGGGCAGATGCCGTTCTGGTGAACAGTGCGATCGCCCTGGCCGGATCTCCCGCGGCGATGGCCGAAGCCATGGGACAGGCCGTCAAAGCTGGACGCCTGGCGTACTGCGCTGGACGACTGCCTCGACGCGAGGAAGCTTCGGCAAGTTCACCCAGCACCGGCTTGGTGACCTGA
- a CDS encoding glycosyltransferase family 2 protein has translation MASVAATGDHRRVKSAAFLFACGCAGAAPHWFDPARSLWPAISLALMLGGYGLRSVMRATLPKADAESFEPSARTLPTLDVVVAARDEESVVTRLVERLSALRYPTGRMSTWVIDDGSQDRTPQLLDSLAQKHSQLQVIHRPRDAGGGKSGALNAALGQLKGEWLLVLDADAQLQEDLLERLIPYALDGGWSAVQLRKAVIDADRNWLTRAQAMEMALDAVIQKGRQEGGGVAELRGNGQLIRRSMLQASGGFNEDTVTDDLDLSFRLLSQGALIGILWDPPVQEEAVPSLSALWRQRQRWAEGGLQRFFDYWPTLTSAQLTMRQRWDLACFFLLQYGLPVVSFADLSTSLVSRSMPTYWPLSVVAFSVSGMAYWRGCRGRQEGPAIPQPGLLNLLVAIAYLGHWFVVIPWVTLKMAVLPKRLVWAKTSHGGEQLPARA, from the coding sequence ATGGCTTCGGTCGCTGCCACTGGTGATCACCGCAGAGTGAAATCGGCAGCGTTTCTGTTTGCCTGTGGTTGCGCTGGGGCAGCACCCCACTGGTTTGATCCTGCTCGTTCCCTCTGGCCTGCGATCAGTCTCGCTCTGATGCTCGGCGGCTACGGGCTGAGGTCGGTGATGCGGGCGACCTTGCCCAAGGCTGACGCCGAGTCGTTTGAGCCGAGCGCCCGGACATTGCCGACCCTGGATGTCGTGGTGGCCGCCCGTGATGAAGAGAGTGTCGTGACACGACTGGTGGAGCGGCTGTCCGCCTTGCGCTACCCCACCGGGCGGATGTCCACATGGGTGATTGATGACGGCAGCCAGGACAGAACCCCACAGCTCCTCGATTCGCTGGCTCAGAAGCACTCTCAACTTCAGGTGATCCATCGGCCAAGAGACGCCGGTGGCGGCAAGTCCGGTGCCCTGAATGCGGCGTTGGGTCAACTCAAGGGTGAATGGCTCCTTGTGCTTGATGCCGATGCGCAGCTTCAGGAGGATCTGCTCGAGCGGCTGATTCCCTACGCCCTCGACGGAGGGTGGTCCGCTGTTCAGCTGCGCAAAGCGGTGATTGATGCGGATCGCAACTGGCTCACCCGCGCGCAGGCCATGGAGATGGCTCTGGATGCAGTGATTCAGAAAGGACGACAGGAGGGTGGTGGCGTTGCGGAATTGCGCGGTAACGGACAGCTGATCCGTCGTTCGATGCTTCAGGCCAGTGGCGGCTTCAATGAAGACACCGTCACCGATGACCTTGATCTCAGCTTTCGCCTGCTCAGCCAGGGAGCTCTGATTGGGATCCTCTGGGATCCACCGGTGCAGGAGGAGGCTGTTCCGAGCTTGTCTGCTCTCTGGAGACAACGTCAGCGTTGGGCAGAGGGCGGACTGCAGCGCTTCTTCGATTACTGGCCCACACTCACATCCGCGCAATTGACGATGCGTCAGCGCTGGGATCTGGCCTGCTTCTTTCTTCTGCAATACGGGCTCCCTGTCGTCTCCTTTGCTGATCTGAGCACCAGCCTGGTGAGCCGCAGCATGCCGACCTACTGGCCTCTTTCGGTCGTCGCCTTCAGCGTCTCCGGGATGGCTTACTGGCGTGGCTGTCGCGGTCGCCAAGAAGGCCCTGCTATCCCTCAACCAGGCCTTTTGAATCTTCTGGTGGCGATTGCCTACCTAGGCCACTGGTTTGTGGTGATTCCCTGGGTCACGTTGAAGATGGCCGTGCTGCCCAAACGGTTGGTCTGGGCCAAAACAAGCCACGGTGGCGAACAGCTTCCGGCCCGGGCCTGA
- the mrdA gene encoding penicillin-binding protein 2 has protein sequence MSISGSQGRAIQRQTGLQQQPLVLLLVILLFCGAMAARLVWMQLLEHNRFRELADENRIRLVPRSPIRGRLLDRKGRVLASSKLSYTLYVEPRLVSDQDWPALRDRLASLLNLKPEQLDARRGRGLDRDGYRITLALDLKPEQVLRFREQSASLQGAQVDVDILRYYPNGTLAAHAIGYTSPVTDEEFKTLAEKGYKIRDRIGRIGVEAAYESQLRGQWGGQMLEVNAMGEVQRNLGDRPSVAGKDLTLTIDLDLQRVAEQVLADKPGGAIVVLDPSDGGILALASKPTFDPNFFSKLITTQKEYDALFKSPKKPLFSRAMNAYDPGSTWKPVTAMAGMESGKFPPETKLHTTACITYGGHCFPDHNGAGFGHIGYADALRFSSNTFFYQVGVGVGSMELKKAATQLGFMQKTGIEIGWEESIGLVGDEQWAAEGRGGWAKPGSMPWIPEDMASASIGQSVVQITPLQLARSYAVFANGGWLVTPHFAKSDKDWRLPPYKTKVSIKPSTLQTIREGLRKVVSSGTGAGLNGPGIPPAAGKTGTAEDSTGGPDHAWFGCYAPYPNGEIVVVAFAQNTPGGGSVHALPMAKKVLAEWEKGRRR, from the coding sequence ATGTCCATCTCCGGTTCTCAGGGCCGTGCTATCCAGCGGCAGACCGGCCTGCAGCAGCAACCGCTCGTGCTGCTGCTGGTGATTCTTCTGTTCTGCGGCGCCATGGCCGCGCGGCTGGTCTGGATGCAGCTTCTGGAGCACAACCGCTTCCGCGAGCTCGCTGACGAGAACCGAATTCGCCTGGTTCCCCGTTCGCCGATCCGTGGTCGCTTGCTGGACCGCAAGGGGCGGGTTCTCGCTTCCAGCAAGCTGTCCTACACCCTGTATGTCGAACCGCGTCTGGTCAGCGATCAGGACTGGCCAGCCTTGCGTGATCGTCTGGCATCCCTGCTCAACCTCAAACCTGAGCAACTTGATGCCCGCCGCGGCCGTGGCCTGGATCGTGACGGCTATCGCATCACCCTGGCGCTCGATCTCAAGCCCGAGCAGGTCCTGCGTTTCCGGGAGCAGTCTGCATCGCTGCAGGGTGCCCAGGTTGATGTCGACATTCTTCGCTACTACCCCAACGGCACCCTGGCGGCCCATGCCATTGGCTACACCTCGCCGGTCACCGATGAAGAGTTCAAGACCCTGGCTGAGAAGGGCTACAAGATCCGCGATCGAATCGGACGCATCGGGGTCGAAGCGGCCTACGAGAGTCAACTGCGGGGCCAGTGGGGCGGCCAGATGCTCGAGGTGAATGCCATGGGAGAGGTGCAGCGAAACCTCGGTGATCGACCATCGGTGGCCGGCAAGGACCTGACACTGACGATCGATCTCGATCTGCAGCGGGTGGCCGAGCAGGTTCTGGCGGATAAACCGGGCGGGGCGATCGTGGTTCTCGATCCCAGCGACGGCGGCATCCTGGCGCTCGCCAGCAAACCGACGTTCGATCCCAACTTCTTCTCCAAGCTGATCACCACGCAGAAGGAATACGACGCTCTCTTCAAATCGCCCAAGAAGCCGCTATTCAGCAGGGCGATGAACGCGTACGACCCAGGCAGCACCTGGAAGCCGGTCACGGCGATGGCGGGCATGGAGTCCGGCAAATTCCCGCCGGAGACGAAGTTGCACACCACGGCCTGCATCACCTACGGCGGCCATTGTTTCCCGGATCACAACGGTGCCGGTTTCGGGCATATCGGCTATGCCGATGCCCTGCGCTTCTCCAGCAACACGTTCTTCTATCAGGTGGGCGTTGGGGTGGGATCCATGGAGCTGAAGAAGGCGGCGACCCAGCTCGGCTTCATGCAGAAGACCGGCATTGAGATCGGCTGGGAGGAGAGCATCGGTCTGGTCGGCGATGAGCAATGGGCGGCCGAAGGCCGCGGCGGCTGGGCAAAGCCCGGATCCATGCCCTGGATTCCCGAGGACATGGCCAGTGCCTCGATCGGACAATCCGTCGTTCAGATCACGCCATTGCAGTTGGCACGCTCCTACGCGGTGTTTGCCAACGGCGGCTGGCTGGTGACACCGCACTTCGCCAAGTCAGACAAGGACTGGCGATTGCCGCCTTACAAAACCAAGGTCTCCATCAAGCCATCCACCTTGCAGACCATTCGAGAGGGTCTGCGCAAAGTCGTCTCCAGCGGGACGGGTGCAGGACTCAACGGCCCTGGAATTCCGCCTGCTGCCGGGAAGACCGGCACCGCTGAGGACAGCACGGGTGGACCGGATCATGCCTGGTTCGGTTGTTATGCCCCCTATCCCAACGGGGAGATCGTGGTGGTCGCTTTCGCCCAGAACACTCCGGGTGGAGGGTCCGTTCATGCGCTTCCGATGGCGAAAAAAGTTCTGGCGGAGTGGGAGAAGGGCCGCAGGCGCTGA
- a CDS encoding SpoIID/LytB domain-containing protein produces the protein MIFRLLPLAVLLVMATGCRAVELQAEPDAAPDPAPAAVRAVPATHQPVPAPPGANGLSPVLWVSLADHLGRGGRSPLLTLRSASGPLTLEDAAGTQWSSGTISIGWRSVPLDTPLPLARRVAGPFASFESAERVAKRWRQIGVAAEVAHPGDWEVWAPQASPLPEGLRVRDWSGSTTTVVKPVLESSEGGTTLTGPIQIQAPNGLLWKGGLYRGPFRLQPDAYGSWTLVEQVPIERYLEGVVPHEIGAGSPTAALQAQTVLARTWALANSHRFRIDGYHLCSDTQCQVYSDPRQAGRAVRQAIKATSGRLLSWKGEPISAVYHASNGGVMAAGPEAWAMDPAPYLKAEADGDEAWRNRHPLPLMQSAAVDALLQGGAGAYGTNHPLFRWSRTLTAPEIKRSLGAEGAGLALPLTVSVLERGTSGRVLALKIAGSGDAAPVILKLDRIRRTLRRLPSTLFVISPQGGGSWLVRGGGFGHGSGLSQAGAIDLAWRGWSTEKILRHYYPGTVYGPLPSPVQAP, from the coding sequence ATGATTTTCCGCCTGTTGCCATTGGCCGTCCTGCTTGTGATGGCGACAGGCTGTCGTGCCGTGGAACTGCAGGCCGAACCCGACGCTGCACCCGATCCCGCACCCGCGGCAGTGCGTGCAGTTCCGGCAACCCATCAGCCGGTTCCAGCACCACCTGGAGCCAACGGACTATCTCCTGTGCTCTGGGTGTCGCTTGCGGATCATCTCGGTCGCGGCGGCCGATCACCACTGTTGACCCTCAGAAGTGCCTCAGGCCCCCTGACGCTTGAGGACGCAGCCGGCACGCAATGGAGCTCCGGCACGATTTCGATCGGCTGGAGGAGCGTGCCCCTAGACACTCCGTTGCCGTTGGCCCGCCGTGTGGCGGGGCCGTTTGCCAGCTTTGAATCGGCTGAACGGGTCGCCAAGCGCTGGCGCCAGATCGGTGTCGCGGCTGAAGTTGCACACCCTGGCGACTGGGAGGTCTGGGCGCCGCAGGCGTCTCCGCTACCGGAGGGTCTGCGCGTCCGCGACTGGAGTGGCAGCACAACAACAGTGGTGAAACCCGTCCTGGAGAGTTCCGAGGGGGGAACCACGCTCACGGGACCGATTCAGATCCAGGCTCCCAACGGCCTGCTGTGGAAAGGCGGCTTGTATCGCGGTCCGTTTCGACTGCAGCCTGATGCCTACGGCAGTTGGACCCTGGTGGAACAGGTGCCCATTGAGCGTTATCTCGAAGGCGTGGTTCCCCACGAAATCGGCGCTGGTTCACCGACCGCAGCGCTGCAGGCCCAAACCGTTTTGGCTCGGACCTGGGCCCTCGCCAACAGCCATCGCTTCAGGATCGATGGATACCACCTCTGCAGCGACACCCAGTGCCAGGTGTACAGCGACCCTCGTCAGGCTGGCCGCGCAGTCAGGCAAGCCATCAAGGCCACAAGCGGTCGACTGTTGAGTTGGAAGGGTGAACCGATCAGTGCCGTTTATCACGCCAGTAATGGAGGTGTGATGGCAGCGGGTCCCGAGGCCTGGGCCATGGATCCGGCCCCCTACCTCAAGGCCGAGGCTGATGGTGATGAGGCCTGGCGGAATCGCCATCCGTTGCCTCTGATGCAGAGCGCAGCTGTCGATGCGTTGCTTCAAGGCGGAGCTGGGGCGTATGGAACCAATCACCCCCTGTTTCGCTGGAGTCGCACCTTGACGGCGCCTGAGATCAAACGCTCGCTCGGTGCTGAGGGCGCCGGACTGGCCTTGCCCCTCACCGTGTCCGTCCTGGAACGAGGAACGAGTGGTCGTGTTCTGGCTCTGAAGATCGCTGGCTCTGGTGATGCAGCGCCCGTGATCCTCAAGCTCGATCGGATTCGGCGGACACTGAGGCGGCTTCCCAGCACCCTGTTTGTGATTTCTCCTCAGGGTGGAGGAAGCTGGTTGGTGCGAGGTGGCGGCTTCGGCCACGGCTCCGGTCTGTCCCAGGCCGGAGCCATTGACCTGGCCTGGCGTGGCTGGTCGACCGAGAAGATCCTGCGTCATTACTACCCAGGGACTGTCTACGGTCCACTCCCCTCCCCCGTTCAAGCCCCTTAG
- a CDS encoding glycosyltransferase family 1 protein, whose protein sequence is MKIAFFTETFLPKVDGIVTRLTKTVKHLVDAGDEVVVFCPEGAPSSYMGARVIGVPAMPLPLYPELKLALPRPAVSEAIDDFQPDLIHVVNPAVLGLGGIWLAKTKTIPLVASYHTHLPKYLEHYGVGMLEPLLWELLKAAHNQAVLNLCTSTAMVQELSEKGIQHTALWQRGVDTDLFRPELRGDEMRRRLLGQHDDRGALLLYVGRLSAEKQIERIRPVLEALPDARFALVGDGPHRQQLERHFGGTATTFVGYLAGEELAGAYASGDAFLFPSSTETLGLVLLEAMAAGCPVVGANRGGIPDIITDGVNGCLYEPDGADGGAASLISATRKLLGNDLERQGLRKAARTEAERWGWAGATEQLRGYYREVLGRQLQATA, encoded by the coding sequence GTGAAAATCGCCTTCTTCACTGAAACCTTCCTTCCCAAGGTGGATGGCATCGTCACGCGTCTGACGAAGACCGTGAAACACCTTGTGGATGCAGGGGATGAGGTGGTTGTGTTCTGTCCGGAAGGCGCTCCGAGCAGCTACATGGGCGCCCGGGTGATCGGCGTGCCAGCCATGCCGCTTCCGCTCTACCCCGAACTGAAGCTGGCCCTGCCCAGGCCTGCGGTTTCTGAGGCCATTGACGACTTCCAGCCAGATCTGATCCATGTGGTCAACCCCGCCGTGCTCGGCCTGGGTGGCATCTGGCTGGCCAAAACCAAGACCATTCCTCTGGTAGCGAGCTACCACACCCATCTGCCCAAATATCTGGAGCACTACGGGGTGGGCATGCTGGAACCCCTGCTCTGGGAGCTGCTCAAGGCAGCGCACAACCAGGCCGTCCTGAACCTCTGCACCTCAACGGCCATGGTTCAGGAGCTGAGCGAGAAAGGGATTCAGCACACCGCCCTGTGGCAGCGCGGCGTCGACACCGATCTGTTCAGGCCCGAACTGCGCGGCGACGAGATGAGGCGACGGCTCCTCGGTCAACACGACGATCGTGGTGCCCTTCTGCTGTATGTGGGCAGACTCTCTGCGGAAAAACAGATCGAGCGCATTCGCCCCGTGCTGGAGGCACTCCCGGATGCCCGTTTTGCCCTCGTGGGTGATGGCCCCCATCGCCAGCAACTGGAACGCCATTTCGGAGGCACGGCCACAACCTTCGTGGGTTACCTAGCTGGCGAAGAACTGGCGGGGGCCTACGCCAGCGGTGATGCGTTTCTGTTCCCCTCCAGCACAGAAACCCTCGGCCTGGTGCTGCTGGAAGCGATGGCGGCAGGATGCCCTGTCGTCGGGGCCAACCGCGGCGGGATTCCGGACATCATCACGGATGGGGTCAACGGCTGCCTGTATGAGCCTGACGGCGCTGATGGCGGAGCTGCCAGCCTGATTTCGGCAACGCGCAAACTGCTTGGCAATGACCTGGAGCGCCAGGGGTTGCGCAAGGCTGCCCGCACGGAAGCCGAACGCTGGGGCTGGGCCGGAGCGACCGAACAACTGCGTGGGTATTACCGCGAGGTTCTCGGACGACAGCTTCAGGCCACAGCCTGA
- the rplT gene encoding 50S ribosomal protein L20 — MARVKRGNVARKRRNKILKLARGFRGSNGTLFRTANQRVMKALCNAYRDRRRRKRDFRRLWIARINAAARINGVSYSRLMGGLKKADVRLNRKMLAQLAVVDPSSFTNVVSAAKA, encoded by the coding sequence ATGGCCCGCGTCAAGAGAGGCAACGTCGCCCGTAAGCGTCGTAACAAAATCCTGAAGCTGGCCCGTGGCTTCCGTGGAAGCAATGGAACGCTGTTCCGCACAGCCAACCAACGGGTCATGAAGGCGTTGTGCAACGCCTACCGCGACCGCCGCCGGCGCAAGCGGGATTTCCGCCGCTTGTGGATTGCCCGCATCAATGCCGCAGCACGGATCAACGGCGTCAGCTACAGCCGGCTGATGGGTGGCCTGAAAAAGGCCGATGTTCGGCTCAACCGCAAAATGCTGGCCCAACTCGCCGTCGTCGATCCAAGCAGCTTCACCAATGTGGTGAGTGCCGCCAAGGCCTGA
- a CDS encoding NAD-dependent epimerase/dehydratase family protein, translating to MKVLVLGGDGFCGWPCAVNLADQGHEVLIVDNLSRRKIDIDLEVESLTPITSIGERLKAWREIGGKPMRFVHMDIAHEFQRLLDLLLDEQPDSVVHFAEQRAAPYSMKSSATKRYTVDNNVNGTHNLLAAIVESGLDIHVVHLGTMGVYGYGSHRGATIPEGYLKVEVPQPDGSRFEEEILHPASPGSVYHMTKTLDQLLFLYYNKNDKVRITDLHQGIVWGTNTEATDRDARLTNRFDYDGDYGTVLNRFLMQAAIGYPLTVHGTGGQTRAFIHIRDSVRCVQLALDNPPEPGERVKIFNQMTESHQVGELAKKVAALTGAQVNNLPNPRNEAVENDLIVDNRCFIELGLNPTTLDNGLLKEVVDIATRYADRCDRNRILCTSAWTKTQAQAIGSAA from the coding sequence GTGAAAGTTCTCGTTCTCGGCGGTGACGGCTTCTGCGGCTGGCCCTGTGCGGTGAACCTGGCTGATCAGGGCCACGAGGTGTTGATCGTCGACAACCTCAGCCGTCGCAAGATCGACATTGATCTCGAGGTTGAATCCCTCACACCGATCACCAGCATCGGTGAACGCCTCAAGGCCTGGCGTGAGATCGGCGGCAAGCCGATGCGTTTCGTCCACATGGACATCGCGCACGAGTTCCAGCGGCTGCTGGATCTGCTGCTGGATGAACAACCCGACTCGGTGGTGCACTTCGCTGAACAGCGCGCCGCTCCCTATTCAATGAAGAGCAGCGCCACCAAGCGCTACACCGTCGATAACAACGTCAACGGCACCCACAATCTGCTGGCCGCCATCGTTGAAAGCGGCCTGGATATTCACGTGGTGCACCTGGGCACGATGGGGGTCTACGGCTACGGCTCCCACCGCGGCGCCACCATCCCCGAGGGCTATCTCAAGGTGGAAGTGCCCCAGCCCGATGGCAGTCGCTTTGAGGAGGAGATCCTTCACCCGGCAAGCCCTGGCAGCGTCTATCACATGACCAAGACGCTGGACCAGCTGCTCTTCCTCTACTACAACAAAAACGACAAGGTCCGCATCACCGACCTGCACCAGGGCATCGTCTGGGGCACCAACACGGAAGCCACCGATCGCGATGCCCGCCTGACCAATCGCTTTGATTACGACGGCGACTACGGCACGGTGCTGAATCGGTTCCTGATGCAGGCCGCCATCGGCTACCCCCTCACCGTGCATGGCACCGGCGGCCAGACGCGGGCATTCATTCACATCCGCGACTCGGTGCGTTGCGTGCAGCTGGCCCTGGATAACCCGCCTGAGCCCGGCGAAAGGGTCAAGATCTTCAACCAGATGACCGAAAGCCATCAGGTTGGTGAGCTGGCCAAGAAGGTGGCCGCCCTGACCGGTGCTCAGGTGAACAACCTGCCGAATCCACGCAATGAAGCCGTGGAAAACGATCTGATCGTGGACAATCGCTGCTTCATCGAACTGGGTCTCAACCCCACCACGCTGGATAACGGCCTGCTGAAGGAAGTGGTGGACATCGCCACCCGCTACGCCGACCGCTGCGATCGCAACCGCATCCTCTGCACCTCCGCCTGGACCAAAACCCAGGCCCAAGCCATCGGCAGCGCCGCCTGA
- the psb34 gene encoding photosystem II assembly protein Psb34, translated as MQVTTEDGGRLNAFAKEPRMEVMDAETSRQRGQSSLLMMVGGAVLVMALVGVSVAIS; from the coding sequence ATGCAGGTCACCACAGAAGACGGCGGACGGCTGAACGCTTTTGCCAAGGAACCCCGCATGGAAGTGATGGATGCTGAGACCTCACGTCAGCGGGGACAGAGCTCCCTGCTGATGATGGTTGGTGGTGCGGTGCTGGTGATGGCCCTTGTCGGGGTCAGTGTGGCAATCAGCTGA
- a CDS encoding tetratricopeptide repeat protein, translated as MNLLPQTYLLGLVGLLAIVAVVVGRQLLRVRRDEIKLIELEQSGASASRQASDLYELASVQLRKRLYPQATTTLKQAAKRLSGEPDEARALIENALGFSLAAQKNYESAVKHYKLALKAKADYPVALNNLGFAQEKLLQTEEAMAVYERTLEIEPGNNTASKRLKKLQKRIG; from the coding sequence GTGAACCTGCTGCCCCAGACCTACCTTCTGGGCCTGGTTGGCCTGCTGGCCATCGTGGCCGTCGTGGTGGGTCGTCAGCTCCTCAGGGTTCGCCGTGACGAAATCAAGCTGATCGAGCTGGAGCAATCCGGTGCGTCAGCATCCCGTCAGGCCTCTGATTTGTACGAGCTGGCCTCTGTCCAGCTGCGCAAACGGCTTTATCCCCAGGCAACCACCACGTTGAAACAGGCCGCCAAGCGGCTTTCAGGCGAACCGGACGAGGCACGCGCCCTGATTGAAAATGCGTTGGGCTTTTCATTGGCTGCCCAGAAGAACTACGAAAGCGCCGTCAAGCATTACAAACTGGCGCTGAAGGCCAAAGCTGATTATCCCGTTGCTCTGAACAACCTCGGGTTTGCCCAGGAAAAGCTGCTGCAAACCGAAGAAGCGATGGCCGTCTATGAACGGACACTCGAAATTGAACCCGGCAACAACACAGCCAGCAAGCGTCTGAAAAAACTCCAGAAACGGATCGGCTGA